A region from the Lolium perenne isolate Kyuss_39 chromosome 4, Kyuss_2.0, whole genome shotgun sequence genome encodes:
- the LOC127293557 gene encoding uncharacterized protein: MEPEGDARHQGRQVEGSGAQPAPAVSLRPLGLEDVDAFMAWASDDRVMRHLKRPLCATREEAVAQIRDTVLGHPWFRAICVDGGRPVGQVNVWPYADEGGHRANLGYALAHDHWGRGIATATIKMVVGRVFEELPGLERLEAVTDVGNARSQRALEKAGFQREGVLRSYIVRRGPGGVDARDAAVYSFLSSDRPRLG; this comes from the exons ATGGAGCCTGAGGGCGACGCGCGGCATCAGGGGCGGCAGGTGGAGGGCTCGGGCGCCCAACCGGCGCCCGCGGTGTCGCTCCGGCCGCTGGGCCTGGAGGACGTCGACGCGTTCATGGCGTGGGCGTCGGACGACCGCGTGATGCGCCACCTGAAGCGTCCCCTGTGCGCGACCAGGGAGGAGGCTGTGGCGCAGATCAGGGACACCGTGCTGGGCCACCCGTGGTTCCGCGCCATCTGCGTCGACGGAGGGCGGCCCGTCGGGCAGGTCAACGTATGGCCCTACGCCGACGAGGGCGGCCACCGGGCCAACCTCGGCTACGCGCTGGCGCACGACCACTGGGGCCGcggcatcgccaccgccaccatcaaGATG GTGGTGGGGAGGGTGTTCGAGGAGCTGCCGGGGCTGGAGAGGCTGGAGGCGGTGACGGACGTCGGGAACGCGCGGTCGCAGAGGGCGCTGGAGAAAGCCGGGTTCCAGAGGGAAGGGGTGCTGCGCAGCTACATCGTGCGCCGCGGCCCCGGCGGCGTCGACGCCAGGGACGCCGCGGTGTACAGCTTCCTCTCGTCCGACCGTCCACGGCTCGGGTGA